TCGGTGAACTCCATCGCCGGGGTTTCCACCGGCTCGAAGCCGTAGCGCTCATAGACGTCGCGGATCTTGGCGAGCATCGCCCGCGTCGCTGCCATCTCGGCAGGGCCGCGATCGGCGAGCCCCCGGGGCAGGCGGGCTCTCAATTTCTGGGGTTTTTTGGGTTTTTCGGCCATGGGCGGGTTGGTACCAGCCGAGGCGCGATGCGGCAACCGTGGCTTCTTCCCTTCTTCCCTTGTGGGAGAAGGTGGCCATAGGCGGCCTTCGGCCGCCGTTCCTCAGGGAAGACGCCGATGCTTCGCATCGGGTATGCGCAGTCCGCGACGGATGAGGGGTTTGCGTCCGCGGAGAGGGGCACCCTCTCCCACAAGGGGAGAGGGGTAGAAAGCTCAGGCCGGCCCTCCCCCGAGCGGGAGAGGGAGAAGGAAACCGCCCGTCACAGCACCTTTCTGATCCAGTTGTGCGGATCGGCCGCGCGACCGTACTGGATGTCGACCAGCTGCTTGCGCAGCCCCATGGCGACGGGGCCGGCCGCGCCGCCGCTGATGAGAAAATCGCCGCTCGCGGAACACACCTTGCCGATCGGCGAGATGACAGCCGCTGTGCCGCAGGCGAAGGCCTCTTTCAGCTTGCCGCTGGCGGCATCAGCGCGCCACTGCTCGATCGTGTAGGCCTCCTCGCGCACGCGCGTGCCGGAATCCTTCGCGAGCGCGATAATCGAATCGCGGGTGATGCCCGGCAGGATCGTGCCGAGCGGCGGCGTCAGCAGCGAACCGTCGTCGAACACGAAGAAGACGTTCATGCCGCCGAGTTCCTCGATGTAGCGGCGCTCGACCGCATCGAGGAAAACCACCTGATCGCAGCCGTGATCGATGGCCTCGGCCTGCGCGCGCAGGCTCGCGGCGTAATTGCCGCCGCATTTGACGGCGCCGGTGCCGCCGATCGCGGCGCGCGTGTAGTTCTCCGACACCCAGATCGACACCGGCGCAGGTCCGCCCTTGAAATAGGACCCGACCGGCGAGGCGATGACGGCGAAGATGTATTCCTCGGAAGGCTTCACACCGAGGAAGACTTCACTCGCGATCATGAAGGGCCGCAGGTAGAGACTGCCCTCGCCGCCTGGGATCCAGGCGCGGTCGATGCGCACGAGCTGCTCGACCGCTTCGATGAACACAGGTTCGGGCAGCAGCGCCATCGCCATGCGCTCAGCCGAACTCCGGAAGCGCCGGGCATTGGCGTCGGGGCGGAACAGGTTCACGCCGCCGTCGTCGCGCTTGTAGGCCTTGAGGCCTTCGAAAATCTCCTGCGCATAGTGCACGACGGCTACGGCCGGATCGAGCGGGAAATGCGCACGTGCTTCGACGCACGCGTCATGCCAGCCCTTCGCGCGATTGTAGCGGACCACAGCCATGTGATCGGTGAAAACCCGGCCAAAGCCCGGGTCCGCGAGCTTTGCCGCGCGCTCCTTCTCGGACGCCGGATTCGTCGCAGGATGGATTTCGAACTTCAAACTCATTCCCTCGTTTCCCGCTGTCGGAACCGACGCTATTTCTGGCGTCGGCCTGGCTCTCCGGGCCTGCTCAAACGAAACTCCCATGGGCTCTCTCCCGGATTGACGCTGGTCTCGCGTCTGCGCCGTGGCGCTGTTAGTGACGCCTGGCCTCGAGCTGGCCGGCCTTGCGGCCGGCTCCCCGCCGGCACGTCCTTAGGACATGCTTTTGTGGAATGCGGAAGTCCAGTATGTTTGCCGAAATGCCGCTCGACAATCGTACGGTCAACAATTCACGGCCTTGTTCGCACTCGACCGCCACTTCAGGCCTTGTCCGGCCCCTTGGAACTGTACCGCGCACGATACGACTTAATATTTCGTCGCGGCTGACAGTTTTGTAACATTGAACCCAAGATACGTCAATATGGCTGACATAAATTTCTCAGCATCCTCTACCGACCCTGATTCGAGGGCCGGCGAAGCGCGGTCCCCCGCCCCGGGCCACGCCGATTTGCGCTGGGATATCATCGAGCTATTGTTCTTCGCCTACCGGGATTTCGTCGGCGACGCCGATCACGAATTGGAGGCGTTCGGTTTCGGGCGGGCGCATCACCGGGTGCTTCACTTTGTCCACCGCTATCCCGGGCTCAAGGTCGCCGATCTCCTCGACGTGCTGCGCATCACCAAGCAGTCGCTGGGGCGGGTTCTCAAGCAGCTGCTCGA
The sequence above is drawn from the Bradyrhizobium sediminis genome and encodes:
- a CDS encoding branched-chain amino acid aminotransferase — translated: MSLKFEIHPATNPASEKERAAKLADPGFGRVFTDHMAVVRYNRAKGWHDACVEARAHFPLDPAVAVVHYAQEIFEGLKAYKRDDGGVNLFRPDANARRFRSSAERMAMALLPEPVFIEAVEQLVRIDRAWIPGGEGSLYLRPFMIASEVFLGVKPSEEYIFAVIASPVGSYFKGGPAPVSIWVSENYTRAAIGGTGAVKCGGNYAASLRAQAEAIDHGCDQVVFLDAVERRYIEELGGMNVFFVFDDGSLLTPPLGTILPGITRDSIIALAKDSGTRVREEAYTIEQWRADAASGKLKEAFACGTAAVISPIGKVCSASGDFLISGGAAGPVAMGLRKQLVDIQYGRAADPHNWIRKVL
- a CDS encoding MarR family winged helix-turn-helix transcriptional regulator; amino-acid sequence: MADINFSASSTDPDSRAGEARSPAPGHADLRWDIIELLFFAYRDFVGDADHELEAFGFGRAHHRVLHFVHRYPGLKVADLLDVLRITKQSLGRVLKQLLDEGYIVQRTGNNDRRQRLLYATAKGEALVGKLAGLQTDRINRALRDVTPEAADEVRKFLRAMIDRDDPDKVLATILGTGNAIAKDQA